The genomic DNA CGTGGTAGCCGAGGAAGCGCAGGTCGCTCACGCCGACGATCTTCGCCGCGTTGGTCTGCTCGGTACGGCGGAGCTCGGCCATGCCTCCGTTGTCCAGTTCGCGGTCGAAGCCGCCCGCGTCCCCGTCGGTGACGACGCAGTAGGTCACCTCGACGCCCCGGTCGGTGAACCCCGCGATCGAACCTGCGGCGGCGAAGTCGACGTCATCCGGGTGTGCCGTTACCACGAGCACCCGGTTGATCTCGTTCTCGGACAGCATGGGAGACCTCTCTGTTCTTCCGCGTGTCGATCAATTCTGACAACCGCCGGCATGTCCGCCCGCATTCCTTTCCGCGGCTGGATCCGGTTGTCGGTGGACCGCCCTAACCTAGGGAGGGTGTCGATCCCAGCCGCTTCCCTGACCCACCCGTTGCTCGACGGGCTCAACCCCCAGCAGCGTGAGGCAGTCGTGCACCACGGCAGCCCCCTGCTCATCGTCGCGGGCGCCGGTTCGGGCAAGACACGGGTGCTGACCCATCGCATCGCCTATCTGCTGGCCGAGCGGGGCGCGCAGCCGCAGGAGATCCTGGCGATCACCTTCACCAATAAGGCCGCGCGGGAGATGAAGGACCGGGTCGACGCCCTCATCGGTCCCCGTTCGGCGGCGATGTGGGTGATGACCTTCCACAGCGCGTGCGTCCGGATCCTGCGCCGTGAGGCCAAGCGGCTGGGGTTCCCGTCGAGTTTCTCCATCTACGACCAGGCCGACTCCCAGCGGCTGATGGCGATGGTCTGCCGGGAGATGGACCTCGACCCCAAGCGCTACCCGCCGCGCTCCTTCTCCACCCAGGTCAGCAACTTCAAGAACGAGCTGATCGACTACGAGACGGCGGCCGACCAGGCCTCCACCCATCTGGAGCGCAAGCTCGCCGAGGCCTACCGCGCCTACCAGCAGAAGCTGACTGAGGCCGGCGCGATGGACTTCGACGACCTCATCATGCTGACGGTCACGCTGATGCAGATCTTCCCCGACGTGGCCGAGCACTACCGGCGCCGCTGGCGGCACGTCATGGTGGACGAATACCAGGACACCAACCACGCGCAGTACACCCTGATCCGTGAGCTCGTCGGCGCCCCCGAGCTGCGCACCGCCGACGGCGACCTGGTCAGGGAGGGTGCGGTCGCCCCCGCCGAGCTGTGTGTGGTCGGTGACGCCGACCAGTCGATCTACGCCTTCCGGGGCGCGACGATCCGCAACATCCTGGAGTTCGAGCGCGACTACCCCAATGCCAGGACGATCCTGCTGGAGCAGAACTACCGCTCCACCCAGACCATCCTGACCGCGGCCAACGCGGTGATCTCGCGCAACGAGAGCCGTAAGCCGAAGAACCTCTGGTCCGACCAGGGAGCCGGGCCGAAGATCATCGGATATGTCGCGGACAACGAGCACGACGAGGCCATGTTCGTCGCGCAGGAGGTCGACAAGCTCGCCGACGACGAGGGCGTCGTGCCCGGCCAGGTGGCGGTGTTCTACCGGACCAACGCCGCCTCCCGGGTGTTCGAGGAGATCTTCATCCGGACCGGCCTGCCGTACAAGGTGGTCGGAGGGGTGCGCTTCTACGAGCGCAAGGAGGTCAGGGACCTGCTGGCCTACCTGAGGATGCTGGCCAACCCGGGCGATGTGGTGTCGCTGCGCCGGATTCTCAACGTGCCCAAACGCGGCATCGGCGACCGGGCCGAGGCGATGGTGGAGGCGTTCGCGGCCCGCGAGCGGATCTCGTTCTGGCAGGGGCTCCGCCGGGCGGACGAGGCGCCGGGCATGGCGACCCGATCGCTCAACGCCATCAAGGACTTCGTCGCGCTGATGGACGGGCTGGCGGTCAAGGCCGAGGACATGTCGCCGTCGGAGTTGGCGCGGGAGGTGCTGGAGAGCACCGGTTACCGGGCGGAGCTCGCGACCTCGGGCGACCCGCAGGACGAGAGCCGGCTGGAGAACCTGGACGAGATGATCTCGGTGGCCTCGGAGTTCGAGGAGGCCAACCCCGAGGGCACCCTCGTGGAGTTCCTGGAGCAGGTCTCCCTGGTGGCCGACGCCGACCAGATCCCGGCCGGTGACGGCGGTCAGGGCGTGGTCACCCTGATGACCCTGCACACCGCCAAGGGCCTGGAGTTCCCCGTGGTGTTCCTCACCGGCCTGGAGGACGGTGTCTTCCCGCACACGCGTTCGCTGGGTGAGCCGAAGGAGCTGGAGGAGGAGCGCCGGCTGGCCTACGTCGGCATCACGCGGGCCGAGAAGCGCCTCTACATCTCCAGGGCGGCCGTCCGCAGTTCCTGGGGGTCGCCCGCGTTCAACCCGGCTTCCCGGTTCGTCGCCGAGATCCCGTCCGAGCTGCTCGACTGGCGCAGCGATCCGGGTAAGAACGCCTGGAGCGCCGCGGCCGGCACCTCCCGCCGCGAGTCCCGCCCGGCTCCCGCGAAGAAGCCCGGTGGGCGGGCGATCCCCAATCTGACCCCGGGCGACCGGGTGACTCACGACTCCTTCGGACTGGGCACCGTCGTGTCGGTGGACGGCATGGCCGAGAAGACCAAGGTCAAAAT from Streptosporangium sp. NBC_01756 includes the following:
- the pcrA gene encoding DNA helicase PcrA, encoding MLDGLNPQQREAVVHHGSPLLIVAGAGSGKTRVLTHRIAYLLAERGAQPQEILAITFTNKAAREMKDRVDALIGPRSAAMWVMTFHSACVRILRREAKRLGFPSSFSIYDQADSQRLMAMVCREMDLDPKRYPPRSFSTQVSNFKNELIDYETAADQASTHLERKLAEAYRAYQQKLTEAGAMDFDDLIMLTVTLMQIFPDVAEHYRRRWRHVMVDEYQDTNHAQYTLIRELVGAPELRTADGDLVREGAVAPAELCVVGDADQSIYAFRGATIRNILEFERDYPNARTILLEQNYRSTQTILTAANAVISRNESRKPKNLWSDQGAGPKIIGYVADNEHDEAMFVAQEVDKLADDEGVVPGQVAVFYRTNAASRVFEEIFIRTGLPYKVVGGVRFYERKEVRDLLAYLRMLANPGDVVSLRRILNVPKRGIGDRAEAMVEAFAARERISFWQGLRRADEAPGMATRSLNAIKDFVALMDGLAVKAEDMSPSELAREVLESTGYRAELATSGDPQDESRLENLDEMISVASEFEEANPEGTLVEFLEQVSLVADADQIPAGDGGQGVVTLMTLHTAKGLEFPVVFLTGLEDGVFPHTRSLGEPKELEEERRLAYVGITRAEKRLYISRAAVRSSWGSPAFNPASRFVAEIPSELLDWRSDPGKNAWSAAAGTSRRESRPAPAKKPGGRAIPNLTPGDRVTHDSFGLGTVVSVDGMAEKTKVKIDFGSGGEKTLLLAYAPLEKL